The DNA sequence ATTTTTATTTTTCGGCAAGTCACTTGGGGCGGGTTGATATTGGGTTTAAGTTAATAGGGGAAAGAAAAAGGAATTATTATGATAATATCAGCCGCCGCAATTATTCTATGAATAAATTATAAAATATTCATTGACATAAAGTAAATATTTTGATATACTAGCAATGAATAAAAGACAGAATATTCATTTCGATGTAAAATGAAAATGTACTGAGGAGGGGATGATGGCAAAAGCATTTACCGAACAAGAAAGAATCAAAATAAAAGAAAAGATATTGGAAGCGGCGCTGGAGCTATTTCACGATAAGGGGACGAAGGCACTGAGTATAGCGGAATTGACAAAACGGGCAGGTATTGCGCAGGGGAGTTTTTATAATTTTTGGAAAGATAAAGAGGCTTTGATTATGGAACTCATTGCATACCGATCAAGCCAAAAATTAAATTATATTGAAAAGAAATTTTCGAATTCACTCTCCGATCCGGCGGAATTTCTTACGGACATAATATACCGATATTCGGTTGATCTTATGGTAAAAATGCAAAAGCAGCCCATGTATGAAGATGCTTTTAAAATACTTGAAGCAAAAAGACTAAACGAGGTTCATAGGATTGAAATTCTATATGATGACTTTTTAACGAAGCTCATAGAATATTGGGAGCAAAACGGTTCGATTAAGCGGGCAGATAAAAAAGGCTTATTGAATGCGTTTAGCGGGAGCTTTTTATTATGTTCTCATTATTATCAATTTGATAAAGAGTATTTTAATGAAATGCTGCTGACATTTATATCCGGAATAGTAAATAAGTATATAGAAAAATAACGGTATAGTTTTGAAAATTTTAATTATGGAGGAGCAAAAATGATACTTGATTTTGCACAAATACATAAGGATGACATATTAAGGGCCGGCGGCAAGGGTGCTAACCTTGGAGAGATGACTGCTGCGGGAATAAATGTTCCGAAAGGATTTGTCATTACCGCAGAGGCGTATCGGGAATTTTTAAAAGAGAACAAAATAGACGAAATTATTTTACGCACTCTCGTAGAAAAGCAAACGGATGAACAGGCATTGCTATCTGCAGCCGGAGAATTTCGGAAAAAAATCATAGCAGGACATTTTCCCGCTCAATTGGAAAAAGAGATAAGAGAGAAATACGCTGAACTCGGAGAATCGGCGAGAGTTGCAGTGCGCTCATCGGCAACGGCGGAAGATTTACCCGATGCGAGTTTTGCAGGTCAGCAGGAAACTTATTTAAATGTGCAAGGCATAGAGGATGTATTGATTTACATATGTCATTGCTACGCTTCACTGTGGGGTGACAGGGCGGTAAGTTATCGTTTTAATCAGGGATATAATCAAAGTACTGTTGCGATTGCAGTTGTCATTCAAGAAATGGTAGAAAGTGAAAAAGCCGGTGTTTTGTTTACGCTTAATCCGGTAACGCAAAACAAAGATGAAATGCAGATCAATGCAAGTTACGGATTGGGTGAGAGTGTTGTAAGCGGACGCGTAACGGCGGATAATTACATTGTAAACAAGTCAGGTAATATTATTGAAATAAATATCGGAAGTAAAGAAACGCAAATCGTCTATGGCGATAAGAATACAAAAGAAGAATCGGTAAGCGAAGCAAAAAGAACAGCTCGGGCATTGAATGATGTCGAGATTGCCGGTCTTGTAAAAGCCGGATTAAAAATAGAAAAGCATTACGGTATGCCGATGGATATTGAATGGGCAATACGAAAGAACGAAATATATATTTTACAGGCACGCGCAATAACAACCTTAAAAAACAATGATGATAAAAAACTTATTCAAAAATATATTCAAAGCAAGCCATTAACAAAAAGTACAAAAGAAAATATGGCATTTCTGCTTGAAAAGATGCCCTTTGCATATCGGGTGCTGGACTTTGATTATATGATGGCGATTAACGACCAAAAAGCAAGGATATTCGCGGAAGGCGGTCTTGTTTTTAATTCAAATCCTGCAATTGATGACGACGGTATTCAAACGATTTTTAATGTCAAAAAAAGGTTATCGTTGAATATTTTTCATATCTTTAAAATAATACGCATGCTCAAAAACTTCGACTATTGTTCGGAAAAGTGTAAAAAATTTATTGCGCATTATGAAAAAGAGATAGAGCGTATTAAAACTTTAGACTTTCAAAATATGAGTTTGGCGGAATGTAGCAAATTCATGGAAGAAAGTTATGAGCTCGTTCAACAGCTTGCTTATGACAGATTTAAATACGCCTTGTTCCCGTCTTTTTTTATGAGTAAAAAATTCACAAAAATAATTAAACGAGTAGATAAAAATTATTCTGCATTTGATTTTTATTGGGAACTCAATAATAAAACAGCCGTCATTGCAAACGATATTTCACGCATAGCCGATGAGATAAAGAAAAATGCCGCTCTAACCGAAGCCATACTATCCGGAGAAAAATTCAACACCCTGTGTGCCGGCTTTCCCGAATTTAAACGGCTCGCAGATGATTTTATAAAACGCAACGGTTTTAAGTCGGATTACAACTGTTATTGTATTGAAGCAAAAACATTTATCGAAGATTCCGACAGGCTTGTCAATATTATACGCCCGTTATTAAGTGCCGACGTTCAGGATTCTTATAATGAAAAAGATAAAAAATACTCAAGTTTAATGCAGAACTTACAGCGTATTTATGGAAACAAATATCCTCGTATAGAAAAAGATATACGGAACTTTCGATATTTGCATGTTGTCCGCGAAGAATCACAATATTTGTGGGAAGCTGTCTTTTATTATGTCAGGCAGTGTATAAAGCGGATAAATATTCTTTTATTAAACAGCGAAGATTATAAACACGGAATTGTAAATCTTTTTCATCGTGAATTAATGGAAGTGCTTAAAACGGGACGGCTAACCGATGTCTATAAAGAAAAGATAAGAATACGGAATGAAAAATTTCCGCTTGCGGAAAAAGTTTGGGAAGCTTCAAAATTACTTGTGTTTGATTCAAGAGGCGATGTGCTGAAAGGAGTAAGCGGAAGTCCGGGGACTGTTGTAGGAAAGGCGTGCCTTATCTGCAAGCCTGAGGAATTTTATAAAATGCAAAAAGGCGATGTACTTGTGTGTCATCTTACGGATCCCGAATGGACTCCGCTTTTTAAACTTGCAAGTGCTGTCGTTGCAGATACAGGTTCCGCGTTAAGTCATGCTGCGATTGTCGCTCGGGAATTTAATATACCGGCAGTATTGGGTGTAGGTTTTGCCACCGCAAAATTTAAAGACGGCGATTTTATAAAAGTTGACGGAAACAAAGGCGAAGTGCGGAGCTGTTGAGATGGATTCAAAAGAGCTGAGACGGTTTAACATTTTAACAAAACCTATTTTTTCGCTGTTAGTTAAAACTTCAATTCCGACAATAGTCGGAATGTTGATCAGCGTTATATATAATTTGACCGATACTTTTTTTGTCGGCCGCTTAAATAACAGAGCGATGATTGCGGCAATCGGCATTGTGTTTAGTTTTGTCAGCATTATTCAGGCAATCGGTTTTTGGTTCGGCTACGGCAGCGGTAATGCAATGTCAAAAAAAATCGGAGAACAAGACTATGCGGAAGCGGAAATTATGTCCTCGATAGGAATTGTTCTTGCAATTATAACCGGTATTGTGATCGCAATCGGAGCAAGTATTTTTATTGTAACGCTTTCAAAACTCATCGGAGGAAGTGCATCTCAAGATGTACTCAGCTTTACCGTTCAGTATTTAAGGATTATTATCATCAGCATTCCGTTTAGTTTATATTCACTGACGGTTTATAATCAGCTGCGTCTTTGCGGAAATGTACGCGACGGAATGATCGGGCTTCTTTCGGGAATGCTAAGCAATATGGTGCTTGATCCCGTACTGATGTTTGTTTTTAAGCAGGGGTTTATCGGTGCAGGATATGCAACGCTTATCGGTCAGATTATCGGGTGTATTGTATTGACGCTCTTAGCAAAAAGGCACGAGAGTATTTCTTTCAATCTAAAAAAAGTTCAATACAGCAAAGAGCGTATGTATCATATTCTTGCGGGCGGTATGCCCAATTTTTCGCGCCAGGCAATTACCTCCGCCGCATTGGTTTTACTTAATGTTAAAGCGGCACAATACGGAGAAAGCTTGATAGCGGCTTTAACGGTAAGTTCAAGAGTTGCCGCTTTGGCTTATATGATTATGATCGGGTGGGGACAAGGCTTTCAACCGATTTGTGCAATGAATTACGGTGCCAAGCAATACTCAAGAGTAAAAAAAGCTTTTATTATTACTGTTTCCGTCGGAACAATTTTTTTAACGGCCGCCTCAATAATCTTATTTCTCTTTGCCGAAAAATGTATCGGAGTTATGTCTGGCGATAATGAGGTAATTTTTGCCGGAATTAAGATACTGAGAATGCAATGTTTTTCGCTTCCGCTTTTAAGCTTTTTTGCCGTGAGCAGTATGTTCATGCAGAACATCGGTCATTATTTTTCATCCCTCCTTATATCGATTTCACGGCAAGGCTTTTTTTACTTACCTCTTTTATATATTCTGCCCGCCCTATACGGAAAGACCGGCATTTACCTGCTGCAGCCTTTCTCCGATGTTTTGTCGTTTTTGTTTGCCGTTGCGGTAGTGTACAGGTGGTACTCGTCCGGGGCGTTCAGTTCAGCTTTAAATGCAGGATAAACGAAACCTTTAAATGCAGAGTAATCGTAATAAACGAAATTCTCGGTAAAAAGCAGTTTGGGTTAATTCATCTCGGTAAAAGCTTCTTTAAGCCGTTTTGCGCTTGCTTCCAACGCTTCCTGTTCATCAGCGGGAAGATCGCTTTCGATAACCCGTTCCGCACCGCTGCGCCCGACAATGCAGGGAACGCTCAGGCATACGTCTTTAAGTCCGAACTCTCCGTCCAGAGTCATCGAAACGGACAAAATGCTGTGCTCGTTGCGCAAAATAGCACCGGCTATTCTCGTCAGGGCTAAGCCGACGGCAAAATAAGTAGAACCTTTGTAGTCGATAATGTGGTAAGCGGAATTCCGTACTTCTTCCAGAATTTTTGCTTTATCGAAGTGCAGGCCTGAGCTGCACACACCTCCGGAACAATATTCGTCGATGCGCCGTCCTGCAACGGATGTCATCGACCAAGCCGCAAATTCGCTGTCGCCGTGTTCTCCCAAAATATAACCGTGAATGTTGCGCGCATCGACACTGCACTCTTTGCTAAGAGTGTAGCGGAAACGTGCAGTGTCTAAAACGGTACCGGAACCGATAACTCTTCCACGCTCCCATCCGGAAGCCTTGAGTGCCGCCCGCGTTAAAATATCGACGGGATTGCTCACAATCAGCATAACGCCGCTGCAGCCGCTTTCCGCGATGTCCTTTGCAATGCCGGTGATAATGGATGCATTGCGTTTCAGCAAATCTATGCGCGTTTCTCCGCTCTGTTGTTTTGCTCCCGCCGTAACCACAACGATGTCGCTGTCGGCATAATCGGCTTTATCGCCTGCGTGTATGTCGACTTGCGGCAAAAAAGGCAGACCCTGTACAAGGTCGAGAGCTTGTCCTTCGGCAAAATTTTTATTCATATCGGTTATTGCTATTTCGTCCGCATAACCACTTTGAGCCAATGCGTAGGCAAAGGTTGAACCGACCGCACCTGCTCCCACAACGGTAACTTTGCGTTTCTTTTCATCCATAGGATTACCTCCTTTTAAAAAATACTGAAATGCATACGTTTAGGCAAGGGGATTGTACAGAAGAATTCATGAACCTTAACAATGGCAAGAAGAAAGAAATAAAGCAAAATTATCACAAAAAGATTGTTATGCAAGGCGGAGAAAGTAACCCGGGTTTTACACTAGACAATTTATAAAAAAACTACTAAAATAATTATGGGTGCTAAAAAAATAGTTTTTTATAAGTGCCCTATATTTTTATATAAAGGGAGTGCGCATATGAAAATCGGATTTGGAAGCGATCATTCGGGAGTCGCATTAAAACATATTTTAATGGAACACGTTCGCAATAAAGGATACGAATGCGTTGATTACGGTGCGGCGGATTCGAAGGTTCCGGCAAACTATGCCGAATTCGGTTTAAAGGTTGCCGAAGCGATTAAATCGCGTGAAGTTGAAAAGGGTGTGATGGTGTGCGGATCGGGCGTCGGCATTTCTCTTGCCGCAAACAAGGTTCCGGGAGTGAGGGCTGCGGCGTGCAGCGAACCGTGTACGGCAAAGCTCGCCGTCGAACACAGCGACATAAATGCGGTCGCCATGGGCGTATGCATCGTCGGACCCGAAGAAGCAAAAATGATTGTCGACGCCTTTCTCGATGCCCGCTTTGAAGGCGGCGTTTACACGGAACGAGTCGACACCCTTTCCGCTATAGAAAGAAAATACGGTAAATAAACGCGGCCGCCGATTGGAGAAAAATAATGAAAAGGTCGTTAATTTTATTCAATGTATTTTGCGCTTTATTATGTTCTTGCACGAGCTTGGGGCGTGTTGGAAATGCCGATGTTAAAAATTCGTATTTAATGAAATTAGATGAGGAGTTTTCGGTTTCAGAAAATGAATATTCCGTAGGAGAAAACTTTAATTTTATTGTAGAAGCAAAAGAACCCATCAAAGGCATTCATATAATTCTTTCAAGAGAGAAATTAGACCCCCGGCAATATATTGGAAAAGAAATAGATGAAACTCCTTTTTCGGTCGGAAATATGATAATTATGGATAAAACGGAACCGAAGATTTTGTATTTTAATTCGGATTTAGTAAATAATTATTTATTTCCAAAGGAAAATACCGAAAGTACAAGTTTTTCTCTCAAAATAAAAGGTTTCGCGGAGACGGATAACAGTAAGTCGTTCGACAAACTGTTTTGCTACGGCTTTTGTGATTTGAATAAAAACCGAATAATCGAAAGCGATGAACTGAAACAAATAATAATTAATGTAAATCCCTCGTTTTCTCTTACCGATGAAAAAATATATATATCAACAGTCGGTTACAAAGTAAAGACATATTCTGAAGTTGCAGAGACATATGTTATTTATAAAATAAACAGTTTTGTCGGTTTTACTGAATTTAAAGCAACGGTTACACCGTATGTATCTAATTTCGATATGCTTTTTAAAAATGAATCTCCTTTTAAAGACGTAAACTACTATATCGTACATTCTCCCGTAACAACAAATAAAGTTTTAAATCAATCGTATAAATATGCGATGTCAAATTTATTAA is a window from the Treponema denticola genome containing:
- a CDS encoding MATE family efflux transporter, which codes for MDSKELRRFNILTKPIFSLLVKTSIPTIVGMLISVIYNLTDTFFVGRLNNRAMIAAIGIVFSFVSIIQAIGFWFGYGSGNAMSKKIGEQDYAEAEIMSSIGIVLAIITGIVIAIGASIFIVTLSKLIGGSASQDVLSFTVQYLRIIIISIPFSLYSLTVYNQLRLCGNVRDGMIGLLSGMLSNMVLDPVLMFVFKQGFIGAGYATLIGQIIGCIVLTLLAKRHESISFNLKKVQYSKERMYHILAGGMPNFSRQAITSAALVLLNVKAAQYGESLIAALTVSSRVAALAYMIMIGWGQGFQPICAMNYGAKQYSRVKKAFIITVSVGTIFLTAASIILFLFAEKCIGVMSGDNEVIFAGIKILRMQCFSLPLLSFFAVSSMFMQNIGHYFSSLLISISRQGFFYLPLLYILPALYGKTGIYLLQPFSDVLSFLFAVAVVYRWYSSGAFSSALNAG
- a CDS encoding L-lactate dehydrogenase codes for the protein MDEKKRKVTVVGAGAVGSTFAYALAQSGYADEIAITDMNKNFAEGQALDLVQGLPFLPQVDIHAGDKADYADSDIVVVTAGAKQQSGETRIDLLKRNASIITGIAKDIAESGCSGVMLIVSNPVDILTRAALKASGWERGRVIGSGTVLDTARFRYTLSKECSVDARNIHGYILGEHGDSEFAAWSMTSVAGRRIDEYCSGGVCSSGLHFDKAKILEEVRNSAYHIIDYKGSTYFAVGLALTRIAGAILRNEHSILSVSMTLDGEFGLKDVCLSVPCIVGRSGAERVIESDLPADEQEALEASAKRLKEAFTEMN
- a CDS encoding PEP/pyruvate-binding domain-containing protein — translated: MILDFAQIHKDDILRAGGKGANLGEMTAAGINVPKGFVITAEAYREFLKENKIDEIILRTLVEKQTDEQALLSAAGEFRKKIIAGHFPAQLEKEIREKYAELGESARVAVRSSATAEDLPDASFAGQQETYLNVQGIEDVLIYICHCYASLWGDRAVSYRFNQGYNQSTVAIAVVIQEMVESEKAGVLFTLNPVTQNKDEMQINASYGLGESVVSGRVTADNYIVNKSGNIIEINIGSKETQIVYGDKNTKEESVSEAKRTARALNDVEIAGLVKAGLKIEKHYGMPMDIEWAIRKNEIYILQARAITTLKNNDDKKLIQKYIQSKPLTKSTKENMAFLLEKMPFAYRVLDFDYMMAINDQKARIFAEGGLVFNSNPAIDDDGIQTIFNVKKRLSLNIFHIFKIIRMLKNFDYCSEKCKKFIAHYEKEIERIKTLDFQNMSLAECSKFMEESYELVQQLAYDRFKYALFPSFFMSKKFTKIIKRVDKNYSAFDFYWELNNKTAVIANDISRIADEIKKNAALTEAILSGEKFNTLCAGFPEFKRLADDFIKRNGFKSDYNCYCIEAKTFIEDSDRLVNIIRPLLSADVQDSYNEKDKKYSSLMQNLQRIYGNKYPRIEKDIRNFRYLHVVREESQYLWEAVFYYVRQCIKRINILLLNSEDYKHGIVNLFHRELMEVLKTGRLTDVYKEKIRIRNEKFPLAEKVWEASKLLVFDSRGDVLKGVSGSPGTVVGKACLICKPEEFYKMQKGDVLVCHLTDPEWTPLFKLASAVVADTGSALSHAAIVAREFNIPAVLGVGFATAKFKDGDFIKVDGNKGEVRSC
- a CDS encoding RpiB/LacA/LacB family sugar-phosphate isomerase produces the protein MKIGFGSDHSGVALKHILMEHVRNKGYECVDYGAADSKVPANYAEFGLKVAEAIKSREVEKGVMVCGSGVGISLAANKVPGVRAAACSEPCTAKLAVEHSDINAVAMGVCIVGPEEAKMIVDAFLDARFEGGVYTERVDTLSAIERKYGK
- a CDS encoding TetR/AcrR family transcriptional regulator, whose protein sequence is MAKAFTEQERIKIKEKILEAALELFHDKGTKALSIAELTKRAGIAQGSFYNFWKDKEALIMELIAYRSSQKLNYIEKKFSNSLSDPAEFLTDIIYRYSVDLMVKMQKQPMYEDAFKILEAKRLNEVHRIEILYDDFLTKLIEYWEQNGSIKRADKKGLLNAFSGSFLLCSHYYQFDKEYFNEMLLTFISGIVNKYIEK